A stretch of DNA from Telopea speciosissima isolate NSW1024214 ecotype Mountain lineage chromosome 5, Tspe_v1, whole genome shotgun sequence:
ATGTAAACTGAGACTTCAAATGGTGCTAGCAGAACCGCACATACAGCAGCGACCCTTCACGACCgttccattatcttcttcatAGATACTGCCGACACCTCCCAAATGGAATGACGAGAACCGGCGGTGGAAGTGGAGAAGTGGGTCTGGTTGAgattagaaaaggaaaattagAGAGGATGGGATCGGCGATGGTTTCTTTGAACGGAGAAAAGAAGAATGGGTGGTGGGTGGTaagaagaaaatcagaaaaaaggGTTGGAGAGATGGGTTACAGGGAGTTTCAATGGAtaaagaagaagggttttatgAGGAGCTGGTGTGGTTGATCAAGGGCCGCAACTCAAGAACCGCCGTCGCTGCTGCGGTGTCGTCTTCCCCGGCTCAGGGAGCTCCGACGATGTAGTCTCAGACAGCATTTTTTCAAAACTCTTGCCTTCTCTCCACTATTCCTCACTATTTCTCTGTctgcttttctctctttccctctctgtcactctcttcttttttctttcttttcctctattTTCCTGTTCTGCGTTTTTCCGTTTTCCTATgtgtttttcattctttttgcCATCCTTTCATTTCGGGAAATCCCCCCCTCCTCCTATTCTGTGTTCTGTTCCCTCATCAATGACGGCTTCCTCATTTAGAAAATTCTCTCATTTAGAAAATTCTTTTTGACCGCTTCCTCATTtagaaaattcttttctcctttcaacctcccctcccccccccattccgttttagggtttaggtatTTTACCATCTTACCCTCTTTCCCAAACTACGTTTagatatttcttttttctcttttcactttatcccttccttcttttctttctgtttttggttttcctttttaCCCATTccctttagggttttatttctctttttacttttttacccttttctttAAGGTTTTattccttctctttattttttacttttttaccctccTTTCATTTAGTTCCCTTTGGATGCCAAGTGGCATCTCCTTATGGACTTGGCACCAATGGGCTTTTCCATGGCTCAAGTCCACACACTCTCTTCATTATTCTTCTTTTTGAGCTTTCCATAAACCAAACCTATGCATCTTTCTTATTTTTGATGTGTCTGAGACGGAAGTTGCCGGTCCTCTACGTGTCGTCATTGCCAAGGAGAgtgacaaaaatcaggtgtTTACAAAATACCCCTCTTTGACCGAGACCTGTGTACCAGTCGAGAGGCAAAGACAAGAATCACCATATTTTATCACCCGGAGCATGTACTGCCGACATCCTACTCAGGGATGGCGGAGGTGCAAATGCAAATACAAATCAAGCGATAAAACCAAGATCGGAAAAAACAATCAACAATTCATGCAAAATCAAGCAGTACGTGTGTGCTACCGTGATCGGCAATCTGCCATAACCAACCAATATACACTGGTATTGACCGAACTAAGGATGCGCATGCAAAATGAAATGCAAAAATGAGATGCTTCCGAAAATCTAAGGGAGCACTCTGGCTTCAAGGGGCTTACAGGGGGGATTCTATTCCGACTAAGATTCTCTGAAATCCATGGGAGTGACTGGCTTCCAAGGATCTccaagggacaaaaaaaaataaataactaaattcTTTTGTTGAGATTTTCTGAAAATCCATGGAAGTTTTActggcttccaagaatttctaagggacaaaaaataaattactaaattcttttgttgagattttctaaaaattcaaGGAAGATTAGGGTATGTATGGTAACCTTCTAAAAAATggattctggtgtttttcctGATTCTGAGGGCAGAATTGAAACAGTTTATGTATGGGTTGTCCGGTccatttttgtgattttttgaaacGAACCGGGTGATAAAATGGATTCTGGCAAggttttgagaaacaccaaaatggtgTTTCTCATATTGGAGAATCGATTCTACGAATTTTCGGTGAAACGCGTTCTGCTTAAGTTACGAGGGGCATTCGATGGTATTTACcatcaaaacagaaaaataaccctaaacacaTCTCTTCGTTGACAGACAAGAGCGGCCTCCTTCTTGCGACCTCCACATCTTGCGACCTCCATTGACGACGGTTCTCGGCTCTCTTTCACTCTCAATCGGTgaaggtaatctctctctctctctctctctctctctcgctctctctcgctCGTCATTCTGCAATTTGTTAAAAGATTTTTCCTCGGGTAGTTGACCTTGCTTTGTGATTTGTACTATGCTTGTTTTCCAAGTAAGTGTGACTGAGtatgtgtgtatgtgtatgtgtattTTTAAGCAATGACCTCAATTATCCTACTTTATGGTATTGTTTTGCGCTTTCTGCGTCTTCATACTTTATGtttgcttctctttttttgttctgttaTCTCGTTCATtctttttacctaaaaaaatgaaataatctCGTTCATCCTCATTAGTTGGCCCTATTGCTAGAGTGGCCTGTATAatctaaaactcaaaaacaCTGATGCTGGAACTAAAATAGATATAGATTTTAGGTTCTTCTAACATCAATCTCGGTACTGGTCAAGAGCTAAAACTACAGAACGTAGTGTATGCATTAGTGAGTGCATCTATAATTTTTATGGAATTAAATAATAATGGTCCAAATCTACATTTGCTTAATTGGAATTAAATAATAATGGCCCAAATATATTTGACAGATTCTGTGATCTAATCTTTTCTGTTTTAAATTACTTCAGTTTCATTCTGAACTCGTTTTTGCCAATTTGATTCATAATCTCTCTGAAAATCCCAGTTCCTCCCTTGAATGAACAGTTCTGTTTGCCCCGTCTCAGTCAGCGAACGATGGTAATGCCATGGTTGTCCACCTAATCTTTGGAGTGTTATCATGCACTAGAAATTTGCTTCATTTATATATTTCCAAATATATATACAGGTTATTGGTGGACTTTTATTAATGTTGAAGGAAATGGAAGTGGCAGGCCTTCCTCATTAAGAATTGAAGATTAGAAGTATCATCTTAGTTTTAAGTGAAAAACTATAAACGGAGGGAAAAGAGGTAATATAAtctaatttttatatattttcataTTCCCTCACATTGGTGGGAGTTATTGCTATTGACATTGTGTTGATTTTTCTGCCTCTGTTCACGATCGAGAGGTTGAAGATAACCTCCTCTCATTGTTTAACTAAAATCCCCATTATTCCAACTTCCCATATTTACCTGATTCTACTTCATtccattccttcttcatcttttatTACTCTCTAGAAATAACTTCCCTTAATACATTCCTTCCAAACCATAAaccttattcttctttgtttgttggtCTTGGAATTTAGAGTATTTGAGGATTGCTATTACATCTTTGAATTGAGGTATTTACTATTTCCATCCGGGGTATTTTTGCTACTAATGTGAGAAcaatgagaaataaaataaacctcACTCCGAGATTCTCGATTAGCTATAAACATGTAACAAACAAATTCCCACAAATGTCTATGGTTTTTTGTCAAGTCACATGCTTATGAGTTGCACACCATGAACTTTAGGCATGGAAAAGGGGGTTATCTATCATTCATGCCATGTTATTCTAGAGTTCTATAATCACTCAATCCCCACAAGCATTTAGAGCTCTTCTTACATGTTGATTGTTGAATGcacatttcttttgaaaatatgctgatttttttcttcttatttgtttaGATTTGAAAGCAATAAAAAATGTCCAATTCACAAGGTGTCACTGAGAATGCTAGGTGGACCCAAGAAAATGTCAACCTTTTTGTTGAGTTAATGGTAGGAGAGGTTAGGAAGGGGAATAGGACTACTCAAACCTTTAACAAAGCAGGTTGGAGAAACATTTCGAATGAATACAAAGCAAAAATTGGTATATCTTATACTATGCTCCAGTTGAGGAATAAAATGGCAAAACTGAGGCAGGAATATAGCAGTTTCAAAAAGTTGATGGATACAACTGGATTTGGGTGGAATAGCTTGACACGAACTTGCACAGTCGATGATGAATCTATATGGGAAACACACATACAGGTTAGCTtataattttttagaaaattttgttaAAGGGGAAAGAAGAGTACTATGAGAATTACTGATTGTTGGTGTTTTTGTATGTCAGGCAAATCCTAAATGGGCAAAGTTCAAGAAGTATGGTCTTCCACAATGGCCTGAACTGTGCATTATATTTGGAGACACTTATGCAAGTGGTGATGGGAATGTAGGTAGTCGTAATGCTGTGTCATCAAATGTTGACTCAAGGAGTATGGAGAATATGGATGAGGAGATTGGGGAATCTAGTGATGCTGAGGAAGTCGATCCATTTGTAGACTCTGAACCTGAAGCTACCCCCATACATACACCAACCCATTATCATAATAGGACTCCAAatacaaagagaaaaagaaggggaaactcTGATTTATCAATGGCTTCCAAGGCCATTCAAGTGATGGTCAAATCAAGGTTGGAGAGAGATGCTAGTTTGTCTACCACATCCAAGAATACTGAAATGCAATTTAGCATTGCTAGGGCCTTAGAGGTACTAGAGACAGTCAACAATGTAGATGAAGAATTATATGAGAAGCCAGCTGTCAAGATAATGGCAGACCCGCAATGGAGAGAGGCTTTCATTTCATGCCCTGCACACCGCAAGATCATATTTCTTAGACTTCTTTAATCATTGATATCGTGTTCCTTTTTTAATGGTGGATGACTGTAATGGTACAATTTAATTCTGTTGGATATTTTTAATGGTGGATGACTGTAATGGTACAATTTAATTCTGTTGGATGTTTTTAATGGTGGATGATTGTAATCATATATGTTGGATGTTTGCTATAATTTCTATATGCTTGATGACTTTCTTATTTGAGAATGTATGCCTATTTTTTCCTTCATTAgattctaatattttattaattgatCATATTTTACATGACACTCTAGGATGTCTGGTTCAAACTTGGAAGAACTAGATAGGGAAGAAACTGAAGAAGATTTGGTTATGTGTATGACTCTACTTATGTATGCACAAGAGAGTTCACTACACACTAGAGAGCCCATTCGTGATAGTGCACTAACAGGCCCAGAACGTGTACGTGAGGTCTTGGAAGGTCATGTAGATAGGTGTTATGAACAATACAAAATGGAACGacatgtcttcttcaacctctgtACGCTAATGCGGGAGCAAGGATGGTTGGAAGATAGTCGATATGTTAGAGTTGACGAGCAACTAGCAATGTTCATAACTATGGTTGGTCGAAACCAGCGGGTAAGAGATATAGCTGAACATTTTCAACATTCACCAGAGACCATTGGTAGGTATTTTAATACAGTACTGGAGGCTTTCCTCAAGTTAGGGGAAGTTAACATAAGACCACCACCATTTGATAAGATTGCCCCAGAAATTAAGAATGATCCCAAAAAGTATCCTTTTTTCAAGGTAAAAacaaattgaatgaaaatttttacaTACATATtaccattatttattttactgtgATACGTTTTTAATTCAGTGCATATGATGGATTGTATTAGGATTGTATTGGTGCTATCGATGGAACTCATATAGATGCACGTGTTCCTCTACACAAACAAATACCTTATAGAGGGAGAAAGGGACAAACAACACAGAACGTCATGTGTGCGTGTTCACATGACATGAAATTCACTTTTGTGAATAGTGGCTGGGAGGGATCCGCAAATGATTGTCGAGTATTTGCAACCGCACTCGCAGATCCAACCTTACActttcctcatcctcctccagGTAAATACAAGCCGTTATCATTTAGTAATATTCAGTTGATAGCATTATcacaatatatattttttttataaaaaacatTATCAAAATATTATATTGATATAATCTTTCACCAATTATATTGTAGGCAAATATTACGTAGTAGATTCTGGATATCCATCTACTACAGGGTTTTTAACACCATTCAAGGGACAACGGTATCATCTCCGAGATTTCGAGTCAAGAAGAGCGCAGAATGCTAAAGAACTTTTCAACCAAAGGCATTCGAGTGTTAGGAATGTTATCGAGCGCAGTTTTGCTTCATTGAAACAACGGTTTCCTATACTAAGCAAAATGCCACGTTTTCCTCTTTCGACCCAAAGTCGTATCGTCATTGCATGTTGTGCCCTACACAACTTCATTCGGGATGAACAAAAAGCTGACTCAAATTTTGCGTGGTTTGGAGATGATAACAATTTAGAGAGACCCCCTGATGATGATTTCATCCCACCTGAGCATGGTAATTCTAGCCAACGAAATAGGGCAAGAGAGATGGATGAATTTCGGAAGTACATTGCAAACGAGTTGGCTTTATCAAGAAACATGGCTCCAATTGAATGAAAATTAATCAATACTTTTTTTGATGTGTAAGAACATTATGTTTAGTATTGGAATTATTTTGGACATGTTGAAATTAGTGATATTTTCTCATTCATTTGTACTATGAAAATTGTGCTTAGGGATGagattttatgtaatttgatagaattagaaaagaaaactgTTTCCATTAAAATGGCAATTCATACATGTTTCTGTTTCTCTGAATAGTAGAatcaattttttaccatacaacatttgttggtacagaattactccaaaaatttagaaacaaaaaaaattgattctgggtcagaatcaattttttgaatCAGAATGCTTACCATACATACCCTTATTGGCTTCCAAGATTTTCTAAgggacaaaaataaataactaaattcTTTTGTTGAGATTTTCTGAAAATTCATGGAAGTTTTActggcttccaagaatttccaaggGACAAAAATAACTAACTAAATTCTTTTGCTCAAATCTCCTGAAAATCCATGGAAGTTTTACTGGCTTCCAAGAATTTTCAAAAGATAAATAACTAAATTCTTTTGTTGAGATTTTCTGAAAATCCATGAAAGTTTTActggcttccaagaatttccagaggacaaaaataaataactaaattcTTTTGCAGAGATTGTTTGAAAATTCATGGAAGTTTTACTGGCTTCCAAGAATTTTCAAgggacaaaaataaataactaaattcTTTTGTTGAGATTTTCTGAAAATCCATGGAAGTTTTACTGGCTTTCAAGAATTTTCAAgggacaaaaataaataactaaattcttttgttgagattttctaaaaatccaTGGAAGTTTTACTAGCTTCCAAGAATTTTCAAgggacaaaaataaataactaaattcTTTTATtgagattttttgaaaattcatgAAAGTTTTActggcttccaagaatttccaaggAACAAATTCTGGGTGTTAATTCTGACTCTGATGCTAATGGATCACTAGATGTACTGAATCTAAGACACTGCATCCTGTGCCTAACTGGAACTCTTCTAGGATCACTACCTATTGTGAACCTAAGACACTATTTTCATGCCTAACTAAAACTCTTCTCCAGGGATGCAATCCAAAGGATCATTCTAAAAGATATGAGGATACATCATCACTCGGAAACGTTCTACGAGAGCTAAACAGATTCACACTCAAGGTAATTTCATTTTGGCACCATTCTATAGAGGATTGGTTCATGGCTCTCTAGGTGAGTTGGTGGTGGACAAAAGGCTCACGATAATGAACTTTGAAAGTTTTGATGATTGGATGCTATGCATGAATGGGTTTGATGGTGAGGTGAGGCGAGTCTTCCCTCTTTTCAACAGAATCATCCCAATCCGAGCCAAAAACACAAGCACACTCCTACACTCTCTTGTTGTTCCATCCCCGTCAACAAGGATGTCATTCCTCTGCTATCAATGGGTATCTGCCCCTTGCaaccttgttttcttttctttctgctttcttttttctttttcttttcttttctcttttcctcttttttcttttgctttctttttccctttattttcttttttctttttctttctttctttcttttttctttcttttcttctttttttttttttttctttcttttttttgcttcttctttttaaaTAATAGATAGTATTGGAATCACGAGGGAAATGGCCAAAGGTCATGCCTGGACTTGAACTCTAGACGACATGAAAACAAGTGACCCGAAAAGAAGACAACGCTATTATTTCAGAATGGCGAGCTCACAAGAGAAATCACGCCAATGAAGGATTAGCATAGAAAAGAAGGATTAAGAGGTAAAACTCTTGGGAATTCGCCAGAATGATAGACGGTAGAAAGAGTTTTCAGTTTGAGCAGACCATCTTCTGATGATAAAAGTAGTGACATTCTGAACCCTTTCGAGAAGGAAAGCTCAAACAATGGTTGACCTAGCCAGAAGTTGACTTCTCAGACTGCCTATGTATCCCGAATAAATCAGGAATCAGATCGGACGTAGTTCTTGCCACCAATGATATGCTAATGTCAAAATCTTAATAGTTAAGCTCCATCATAGCCGAGTGAGCTCGAAGCTACCGAAGGAAATCTCACTGCATCTAGCCTAGGAAGACTTTCTTAGGTTGTACTGGGGCTTAGGACTTGGCTTCAAAAGAAGGTAAAAGGCTCAAAGTACGCTCCCAAAGTCTACTTGGAATTGTGATGCCTTTGTCACCAAAgtttccccctcttttttttattttttatgaggaCTTCCTCTTTCTTGCCCCTGTTTAGGCTCATAAACtgcctttttcttctttttctctcttttttttcttttttttttacttccctttctttttcttttgcccctgtttggtttcagattgaaatttttctttttttctattttttatttgggcAATCAAAttccatttcttctttaaaattcttgttcttgctcttctctttttttcattttcaagtgcacttttccttttccttttcttttgtcaAATTCTTgttcttgctcttcttcttttcatttcttctctcttttattttcaagtgcacttttccttttccttgtcAGGCAACTTTGGACTTTGGCATGACATTTCCAAATCAAACCCTGGGAGTGGATAGAATTAAGCGGTTGAAGGGTATCCTGGTGGTGAGCTATGGGTGGGCCATGACAAGGTTTTCCAAAGAAGAGGTTAAGGCCCAAAGAGGGTGACTATTTGAATTCAAATGCTTCTGGGATTTATTCAAGATAACAACCGCCAAGGATGGCCTCCGTTAATAGGCTGGGTGAGGTAAGATTCTCTTTTAAGCTTCTTGCTCGtttgaaggggatcagatgtatggaaagctcaagatcttTTACTATCAAGAGATTGACACCAATAACGAATAAATGATCACTGTTGAACTTTTCCTTTCgttcctttcttttcatttctttttggaaCAAGTTAGGCCACAGAACATCGCAAGAGTCACCATCAGAAGatggaaagaaggaagaagaatcaatATACTCAGAAATACTCATTTCATTGATAAAAGGAGTATTTACATCAGGCTTGGTCCAGACTGAGATCGACTCAACATAAAGCAAAgcatctccaacaaagggagaAACCAAAGAAAACTAGATAACTAGACTCACTCAAATCTGTAAGCACATCAGACTTGGTCCAGACTGGGACCGACTCAACATAAAACGAAATATCTCCAACAGGAGGAGAAACAGAAGACAACTTGACAACTGGACTGCCTATAACTCTAACAGACTCAAATCCAAACATGACCATAAAAGCTCTGAAATTGCCAGCTCCAAACCCTGTTACCCCAAGCTTCAGCTAATACACTGTCTGGCTCAACACCATTACTTACAAACGCTAGATGTTTGCCTCTGACCAGGATTGAGGCTAGGAATGCCAACCTCAAAGCCAGGCTGATCAGGTAATTCATCAGTTTCATTTCCCTGTGCTGCTAACTTTCTTGTCATCCTGAGACCTTGGATAGTAGACACCGTCGGAGGCACCATGCCCGCATCACAATTGACTTGTTTCAAAGTAGACAGGCTTGTAATTAAAGAAGTAGGATCAGACTCTTTCAATTCCCCTTCAATGGCATTAACTGTGCGGTTCTTAACAGGCACATTGGGCTTAGACCTGAGCTCAAACTTCTTTGTATCAAGCAAGTCTTGTATTTCATGTTGCAGTCTAAGGTATCTATCTGTGTCATGTCCTATCGGTCCATGGAAGCGACAATACAAATTTGGATCATACCAATGCGGCTTGGGCTCAAGAACAGGCTTCGGTTCAACTTTTCCAAGTAATCCGGCCATCAAAAGTCGATCATAGACAACACCGCGGGGCATTCCCAAATCAATAAACTCTCTTGGCTGAGAGCGAGGACGTGGGACATTTGCAGGCTCTAGCGCATAAGGGGCTTCCATGGTGACCATAACTGGTGTCGCAGGGGAAAGGGTGGTATTCGCAACATCATACCCTGCGTTCTTCTGCTGTGGAGCCCTCGTGCTGCTGCTAGCCTCGGACGTATATTGATTTGCATTGGGGAGTGGCTCACCGCGAACGATGGCATCCTCGATCTACTGGCCCGTAGCCATGAGGCATTGCAAAGTCAAAATGCCTTGATCGAATAGAATATCTTTATAGGGAGCTCTCAATCCTCTCATCATGAACCCAACTTGTTCTCTCTCATTGGGTCTGTCCCACATCTGCCCTGCTTTATTTCAAAATCTCGCCAAATAATCAGTGAACTCTTCCTCTTGCCTCTGTCTTATGGTTTCCAGTTCTCTCCTGGTCAGCTCAATCTCAGTGTTATAGCTGTACTGCTGGGAAAATGCCTTCATTATATCTATCCAAGTGCGGGTATATGATGGGTCCAAAGACATCAGCCAACAGTGTGCAGTGCTGGTCAACAAGAATTGAAAAACTTGACCCAACATTTCGTCAGAAAAGCCTCTAGATCTTAACTGTCCAATATAGGACCTCAAATGGGTACGAGGGTCCCCTGTACCATCAAATTTCTCAGACTTTCACTTGAAACCGTCAGGCAGTTTGACGTGGGGGAAGAGGCATAAGCCTTCAGTATCAAGAATCTGATCCTTAACTCCTTCCAAATTTCTAATCAGATGTTCCAGATGGACAACCTTATCATTCAGTTCCTTGTTCTCTGGGCTACTGGTTACCTTCACAGTCGGGAGGTTATTTATCACAATCATGTCATTCTCACCAATCATACTAGGGAGTACAACCCTAGAGGTTGAAGGCATGCTCCGCTGGTATTGATGTTCGACAGGATGGGCTGCACCCAATTGATTTCGGATCAAATCCACCAATTGCTCTACCGCCGCTTCCATTCGGCCAACCCGGCCTTTTAAAGGATCAATCCTAGGGGTTGGAGGCATGCTTCGTTGGTATTGATGTCCAATAGGGCGGGCTGCATCCAAATGGTTTTGGACCAAACCCATCGTTTGTTCCATCATCGCTTCTATTCTGATGACTAGGGCTTCCAAAGGATCCATAGGTGGAAGTAGTGGAGGATCATTGTTCTGACTCATGGCTACTTAGACTA
This window harbors:
- the LOC122662954 gene encoding L10-interacting MYB domain-containing protein-like encodes the protein MSNSQGVTENARWTQENVNLFVELMVGEVRKGNRTTQTFNKAGWRNISNEYKAKIGISYTMLQLRNKMAKLRQEYSSFKKLMDTTGFGWNSLTRTCTVDDESIWETHIQANPKWAKFKKYGLPQWPELCIIFGDTYASGDGNVGSRNAVSSNVDSRSMENMDEEIGESSDAEEVDPFVDSEPEATPIHTPTHYHNRTPNTKRKRRGNSDLSMASKAIQVMVKSRLERDASLSTTSKNTEMQFSIARALEVLETVNNVDEELYEKPAVKIMADPQWREAFISCPAHRKIIFLRLL
- the LOC122662955 gene encoding protein ALP1-like, with protein sequence MSGSNLEELDREETEEDLVMCMTLLMYAQESSLHTREPIRDSALTGPERVREVLEGHVDRCYEQYKMERHVFFNLCTLMREQGWLEDSRYVRVDEQLAMFITMVGRNQRVRDIAEHFQHSPETIGRYFNTVLEAFLKLGEVNIRPPPFDKIAPEIKNDPKKYPFFKDCIGAIDGTHIDARVPLHKQIPYRGRKGQTTQNVMCACSHDMKFTFVNSGWEGSANDCRVFATALADPTLHFPHPPPGKYYVVDSGYPSTTGFLTPFKGQRYHLRDFESRRAQNAKELFNQRHSSVRNVIERSFASLKQRFPILSKMPRFPLSTQSRIVIACCALHNFIRDEQKADSNFAWFGDDNNLERPPDDDFIPPEHGNSSQRNRAREMDEFRKYIANELALSRNMAPIE